In Myxococcus stipitatus, the following are encoded in one genomic region:
- a CDS encoding ribonuclease H-like domain-containing protein — MLQRTFQHIPGVGPWREKDLWARGFKTWDDYPAAGEGVAITRKTDDIARERIALAREALERRDLRRLAELIPPREHWRLYPEFHQDAVYFDIETDGREAQAPTVVSLFDASGLHVFIQGRNMDALPEAMAARRLWVTFNGSTFDVPVLRNYFGPGRFPVPDAHIDLRFVTRRLGMGGGLKEIEGKIGAERPPHMKGVNGYDAVLLWRAYTRRGDVEALRFLVEYNLYDSFQLRTLMDVAYNRGADDLNQDVPRLPVFERGDVLYDVSRIILELGPTERDLQTLARVRAEEQLP, encoded by the coding sequence ATGCTGCAGCGGACGTTCCAGCACATCCCTGGCGTGGGCCCCTGGCGCGAGAAGGACCTTTGGGCGCGGGGCTTCAAGACGTGGGACGACTATCCGGCGGCGGGCGAAGGCGTGGCCATCACCCGGAAGACGGATGACATCGCGCGAGAGCGGATTGCGCTGGCTCGGGAGGCGCTGGAGCGCCGGGATTTGCGGCGGCTCGCGGAGCTGATTCCTCCTCGCGAGCACTGGCGGCTGTATCCGGAGTTCCATCAGGACGCCGTCTACTTCGACATCGAGACGGATGGCCGCGAGGCACAGGCTCCCACGGTGGTGAGCCTGTTTGACGCCTCGGGGCTGCACGTGTTCATCCAAGGCCGGAACATGGACGCCTTGCCGGAGGCCATGGCGGCTCGCCGGTTGTGGGTGACCTTCAACGGCTCCACGTTCGATGTGCCCGTGCTGCGGAACTACTTTGGTCCCGGGCGTTTCCCGGTGCCGGATGCGCATATCGATCTGCGCTTCGTCACGCGCCGGCTGGGCATGGGCGGTGGGCTGAAGGAGATCGAAGGAAAGATTGGCGCCGAACGTCCGCCGCACATGAAAGGCGTCAATGGCTATGACGCCGTGCTGCTGTGGCGTGCGTACACGCGGCGCGGCGACGTGGAGGCGCTGCGGTTCCTGGTCGAGTACAACCTGTATGACTCGTTCCAGCTCCGCACGCTGATGGACGTGGCGTACAACCGCGGCGCGGATGACTTGAACCAGGACGTGCCTCGGCTGCCCGTGTTCGAGCGCGGCGACGTGCTGTACGACGTGAGCCGCATCATCCTGGAGCTCGGGCCCACGGAGCGGGATCTCCAGACGCTCGCGCGGGTCCGCGCCGAAGAGCAGCTCCCCTGA
- a CDS encoding tetratricopeptide repeat protein: protein MAGTKTEKIRQQELRQPDTFQKVGADARDWLIQRQKLIGIGVAVIIVGGVGVAIASEVSKRGEAKAAQALGQALAVLDRGVEGVQPAQPGDTDAPFKNLKERDEALVTALTDFRKEHAGTRSAATAGLSLGEAQFRLGRFADAQSTFTGFLKDAAQNDPLRAGALEGQGYAFEAEKKFDDAIKSFEQMASAGGGEFLVGMGAYHKGRMLIAQDKKEEAAGVLQKVSADHPNTAAARLASERLAVLASQGVKIPTPAQAAPVAGTDAG, encoded by the coding sequence GTGGCTGGAACCAAGACCGAGAAGATTCGCCAGCAGGAGCTTCGTCAGCCGGACACCTTCCAGAAGGTTGGCGCTGACGCGCGTGACTGGCTCATCCAGCGCCAGAAGCTCATCGGCATCGGCGTGGCCGTCATCATCGTGGGTGGCGTGGGCGTGGCCATCGCCAGCGAGGTGTCCAAGCGCGGCGAGGCGAAGGCCGCCCAGGCGCTGGGCCAGGCGCTCGCCGTCCTGGATCGCGGCGTGGAGGGCGTGCAGCCCGCGCAGCCTGGTGACACGGACGCCCCCTTCAAGAACCTGAAGGAGCGCGATGAGGCGCTGGTGACGGCGCTGACCGACTTCCGCAAGGAGCACGCGGGGACCCGTTCCGCGGCCACCGCGGGCCTGTCGCTGGGCGAGGCCCAGTTCCGTCTGGGCCGCTTCGCGGACGCGCAGTCCACGTTCACCGGGTTCCTGAAGGACGCGGCGCAGAACGACCCGCTCCGCGCGGGCGCGCTGGAGGGCCAGGGCTACGCGTTCGAGGCGGAGAAGAAGTTCGACGACGCCATCAAGTCCTTCGAGCAGATGGCCTCGGCGGGCGGCGGGGAGTTCCTGGTCGGCATGGGCGCCTACCACAAGGGGCGGATGCTCATCGCCCAGGACAAGAAGGAAGAGGCCGCCGGGGTTCTTCAGAAGGTGTCGGCGGACCACCCGAACACGGCCGCGGCGCGGCTGGCCAGCGAGAGGCTGGCGGTGCTGGCCTCGCAGGGCGTGAAGATTCCGACTCCGGCGCAGGCCGCGCCGGTCGCTGGCACGGACGCGGGGTAG
- a CDS encoding DUF3014 domain-containing protein — protein MSDPTDPTPNIEEAPKSGSTGKLVAMGVVVAAVAGGAVYLGLRNAPEMPTAVVEAPRIEDAGVPVAPSVPEASLPESDGRVRELAGRMSEAEELSKWLQEKDLVRRVTAAVNNVAAGDSPRMVLGFLKPADAFQVAEAKDKTLTIDPKSHARYDLVARVVDTFDVQVAGSMYRDLKPLIDQAHREIAPPGQAFDATFGRAIQHLLAVPVPEGALEVRPHGGLYVYVSPELEGLSAAQKHLLRMGPQNIRLIQAKLRELQKALGLPPVAERE, from the coding sequence ATGAGCGACCCGACTGACCCGACCCCGAACATCGAGGAGGCTCCCAAGAGCGGCTCGACCGGAAAGCTCGTCGCGATGGGAGTGGTGGTCGCGGCGGTGGCCGGAGGGGCTGTGTACCTGGGGCTGCGCAATGCGCCGGAGATGCCGACCGCGGTCGTGGAGGCTCCGCGTATTGAAGACGCGGGTGTTCCGGTCGCTCCGTCCGTGCCAGAAGCGTCATTGCCAGAGAGCGACGGCCGGGTCCGGGAGCTGGCGGGCCGGATGTCGGAGGCCGAAGAGCTTTCCAAGTGGCTTCAGGAGAAGGACCTGGTTCGCCGGGTGACGGCGGCCGTGAACAATGTCGCGGCGGGCGACAGTCCTCGGATGGTGCTGGGGTTCCTCAAGCCGGCCGACGCGTTCCAAGTGGCCGAGGCGAAGGACAAGACGCTGACCATCGACCCGAAGAGCCATGCCCGGTACGACCTGGTGGCGCGCGTGGTCGATACGTTCGACGTACAGGTCGCTGGGAGCATGTACCGCGACCTCAAGCCGCTCATCGACCAGGCCCATCGAGAGATCGCGCCGCCGGGCCAGGCGTTTGACGCCACGTTTGGCCGTGCCATCCAGCACTTGTTGGCGGTTCCAGTGCCGGAGGGCGCGCTGGAGGTCCGGCCACACGGCGGCCTCTATGTCTACGTGTCGCCGGAGCTCGAGGGACTGAGCGCCGCGCAAAAGCATCTGCTGCGGATGGGGCCGCAGAACATCCGGCTCATCCAGGCGAAGCTGCGTGAGCTTCAAAAGGCGCTCGGCCTGCCACCCGTGGCCGAGCGCGAATAG
- a CDS encoding (deoxy)nucleoside triphosphate pyrophosphohydrolase: MTAVATRTVRVVAALIPGPRDGQRFLVQQRLPGGSRALLWEFPGGKVEAGETDEAALARECREELDVELSVGRRLWEGRHSYPDLTVELVLYGARLVSGEPKPLGAHALAFKTPAEMQSLPFCEADIPLLDDLVAGRLGALD, translated from the coding sequence GTGACGGCCGTGGCGACCCGGACGGTCCGCGTGGTGGCGGCGCTGATTCCAGGTCCTCGCGACGGTCAGCGCTTTCTGGTGCAGCAGCGGCTCCCGGGTGGAAGCCGCGCGCTCCTGTGGGAGTTCCCCGGCGGCAAGGTGGAGGCCGGGGAGACGGACGAGGCCGCGCTTGCCCGGGAGTGCCGCGAGGAATTGGACGTGGAGCTCTCCGTGGGACGGCGGCTGTGGGAGGGCCGTCACTCGTATCCCGACCTGACGGTGGAGCTGGTGCTCTACGGAGCGCGGCTGGTGTCGGGTGAGCCCAAGCCCCTGGGCGCGCATGCGCTGGCGTTCAAGACGCCCGCAGAGATGCAGTCACTGCCGTTCTGCGAGGCGGACATTCCGCTGCTGGACGACCTGGTGGCGGGAAGGCTGGGCGCGCTCGATTGA
- a CDS encoding PQQ-binding-like beta-propeller repeat protein has product MTKQLVSWKHWLGSAVAVGLLSGCSTLPRYGNPELPRTEQAPPLDYFSVNWWAPLVAPTLLEYAPREVATPAYDARSKTVIAATRDGSVRGVGPDGKVKWTKHTSTRFSAGATVHDGIAFVPGADGTLYALDAATGEQKWQYVAGESLATAPVVAEGLVLVASESDTLFAVKAADGVWAWQYRRDPPSGFTVRGASAPLVRDGNVYVGFSDGYIVSLSMKDGAANWEKSLSGSGNEFLDVDTTPAMDDHGQLYVASYKNGVYALSADSGDVVWTNAVSGMTSLLARGQMLFVVGDGRVDAYLAEDGRLLWSHRLGERAGFTPVFAKGMLLVPNQRSLLFLDPKTGQSRVSWNPGAGVSAAPFVAGSQLFVLSNNGVLYSLDFNGLKG; this is encoded by the coding sequence ATGACGAAGCAGCTCGTGAGCTGGAAGCATTGGCTGGGGAGCGCCGTGGCGGTCGGTCTCCTGAGCGGTTGCAGTACCCTGCCGCGCTACGGCAATCCGGAGCTGCCTCGTACAGAGCAGGCGCCACCGCTGGACTACTTCTCGGTGAACTGGTGGGCGCCGCTGGTTGCGCCCACCCTCCTGGAGTACGCCCCTCGCGAGGTCGCCACTCCGGCGTACGACGCGCGCAGCAAGACGGTCATCGCCGCGACGCGGGATGGTTCCGTCCGTGGCGTGGGCCCGGATGGGAAGGTCAAGTGGACCAAGCACACGAGCACTCGCTTCTCGGCGGGGGCCACGGTTCATGATGGCATCGCCTTCGTCCCCGGCGCGGACGGCACGCTGTACGCGCTGGATGCCGCGACGGGCGAGCAGAAGTGGCAGTACGTGGCGGGCGAGTCCCTGGCCACGGCCCCTGTCGTCGCCGAGGGGTTGGTGTTGGTGGCCTCGGAGAGCGACACCCTGTTCGCGGTGAAGGCCGCCGACGGCGTCTGGGCCTGGCAGTACCGGAGGGATCCTCCGTCGGGCTTCACGGTGCGGGGCGCGTCGGCTCCGCTGGTCCGCGACGGCAATGTCTACGTCGGCTTCTCCGATGGCTACATCGTGTCCCTCAGCATGAAGGACGGCGCGGCCAACTGGGAGAAGTCACTGTCGGGCTCCGGCAACGAGTTCCTGGACGTGGACACCACTCCGGCGATGGACGATCACGGGCAGCTCTACGTGGCGTCCTACAAGAATGGCGTCTACGCGCTCAGCGCGGACTCCGGCGACGTGGTCTGGACGAACGCCGTGAGCGGCATGACGTCGCTGCTGGCGCGCGGACAGATGCTGTTCGTGGTGGGTGATGGCCGGGTGGATGCCTATCTGGCCGAGGACGGACGGCTCCTCTGGTCGCATCGTCTGGGCGAAAGGGCCGGATTCACTCCGGTGTTCGCCAAGGGAATGCTGCTCGTGCCCAACCAGCGCTCGCTGTTGTTCCTGGACCCGAAGACGGGCCAGTCGCGCGTGTCGTGGAACCCGGGCGCGGGTGTCTCGGCCGCGCCCTTCGTGGCGGGCTCGCAGTTGTTCGTGCTCTCCAACAACGGCGTCCTGTACTCGCTCGATTTCAACGGGCTGAAGGGGTGA